A region of the Chlamydia felis Fe/C-56 genome:
TATGCCAAATTAGCATATGAACCGAATAGCGCATGTTCGAACACGACCTGTTCTCGACTAGCCCAAAGTCACCTCAACTCATTTATTCTGATGTCTACGTTGGGAGGACTGGGCCTTCTAATCCCAGCCCTAGCAATTCTGTTCTTGGTTGAACAACTCCTAAATTGTTGTTGTTGTTAACACTCCCAAACTCGAGAACAATTGTAGAAATATCTCCCACATACGATTCTCTACCTCATACCTATGGGACAATGCGAGCATTTTCTTTAATAAGAAATAACGCATCTGCTCACTATCCCCGGGTATGAGGGCAAAGTCTTAATCGAAACTCTTTATTTACAAATAAAACTCCTTTGAAAAGCATTATTTTAACTCATCTCGTCCGAAACTATTTCCTTTAATAAGTAAAGGTTTAACAAAGCTTAGTTTAATCAAGTTAAGATTTCTTTGCTTTAATAAAAGCCGTAGAACTAATTTAGCCGTGATAATAAAATAGATTCTGTTCGGAATTTTTTTAGTTGAAGTAAAGTCAAATACAACTGGTTTAGGTCTAATTTAAACAGATAGGGGGCATTTATGGGGATTATTCAGATTCCTCGACACACACACGTCAATAAAGACGGGAGTGTTTGTGAAGCTGCCGCCTCTATGTTCCCAGAGGCCATCCATGGTTGCCCCATGGCTCCAGAATCCATGATGAATAGGCTGCAACACATTCCCCTAGTCTTAATCCCTTTGATTGGTCTGATCTATGCGGGGGTATTCTATTATAGATACACTAAGGCTTTGACTGCTCTTAAAGAGATTAATGACTTCACCCCAAATACCAAGTGTCCTCCATGCCGAGAAACAGCCTACGCCATGTGGTCACCTATAGTCATTTCTTTGTGTGGAGGTTTAGGACTTCTGTTACCTCTGCTTATTCTACTTATCCCGATTCTTTTAATTATTGGCCTAGCTAAAGCCGTTATAGGCATGGGTCAAGGCATTATCAAGGGAGCAAAACATTGTCTGGGAAAATAAGCCGAATTTATAACGCCTCCTCTATATACAAGGCTTTAAAGCTATTTCGGGATACTTTGCTCGAGAGTGCATAGCGCTATACAATGTTTTGACCATAGTCTCACAAATTGTTGTAAGCTCATCTAAAGTTACTGGGGATTCTGCAAATTGCCCATCGTGCATTTTCCCCGCTACAATCTTATCCACAAGTTCTCGTAAGTCTACCATGCTTGTTCTCTCCAAAGAACGTGCCGCCGCTTCGAATGAATCAGCGATCATGATAATTGTAGATTCTTTAGAAGAAGGTTTCCTTCCCGAATAACGAAAAAGTTTCTCATCCAAAGCTCCTGTAGTAGGGTTATTTTGCAAATGTAGATGGTAAGGAGCAAGAATTACAGAAGTTCCATGATGTTCTTCAATAACTTGAATAAAAGAATCTGGTAAACCAGCCTTTTTTGCCAACTCTACTCCCTCAGGAATATGTTGTTTTATCATTTTCACACTTTCTAATGGGGAAAGATTATTTTGTTTCGTCCCGAGCATTTGATGATTTTCTAAGAAAAATCCCGGATTAACTAACTTACCAATATCATGATATTGTGCTGCAACACGACAGAACAGCCCATCAGCATGAATAGCGTTAGCTGCAGATTCCGCAAGAATACCCACCAATACAGAATGCTGATAAGTACCCGGGGCTTCTTCAAAGAGGCGTTTTAATAAGGGATAATCGGAGTCTAGATATGCCAGTAAATGATTATGCGTACAGGCACCAAAAAAGGACTCAAAGACAGGGATCAACGCCCCAACTCCTAAAGCTGTAATTAAACTGTAGACAAAGCTCCCTATGCAATCGATGCGGAAAGTTTTGATAGAGGCAACTCCGCAGAACAAACGCAATCCTGTTAAAATTAATGTGGATACCCACCACAGCCTCATACAACACCAAAATATTGAGGATAAATGCGTCACGCGTTTTAACGTGAATAAGATTCTCCAGGAACTTAGAAGATTTACAGCTATGAATAAGTTATGATTCCAAATGTCAGACTCTAGGGTATAGAGAACTCCTAGGAATGTGCAAGAAACCCCGGCAAGAGGAATTCCCACAAGATGACCAAGGAGAATGGCTGTAAAAGGAAGAATAAGAGGGCAAACCAGATAAGCTTCCCAACTTTGAGGACCTAGAGCATAGAGAGTCTCTGTAATCTTTACACCGATTAAAGACAGTGAGAAGATTGCAATATAAAGCATAAAACGTTTTGGAGAGATTAACAACTCTGGACAAAACATAACCAAAGAGCGGTATCCCCAAATTAAAATGACCGCAACCAATAAGAGAACACCTAAAAATCCACGATAGGAAAACAGAGTTGTTGAGGAGGCAAGTTGGTGGCGTAAACAACGAAGAATTTTAACGTCTCTTTCACTAATTCTTTGATATTGTTTTATAATAGGACGTCCCTTAGGGAAGTACTCTGTGCGTCGTGTTCCTAATAAGTCTCCCTTAATGTAGCCGGATTTTTCTTTATCAACGGCAATATCCAAAGATTTTTCTTGTAAATTATTTATAATGTACGTTCTGCAAGATGGGGGACAATTTTCAGATTTTAGAAAATTATCCACGTGTGCGAGACATTGATGTATAACGTCTCTCAAATCTGCGCTTACATGAATTCTTAGTAGACTATCTCTTTCTTTTAGAGCCGAGGGACGCAAATGTAGATCTTGAAGGCATGTTGCTGTAGAGTTATCTATAAATCCTACAGCCTTAAGAAAATCTTGAGTTTTTTTTAGCCATTGGCGTGTTTCTTCTTCTTCGGGCTCTTCAAAATATGTGTGGTTACAAATACGATAGACTTTCCCGAACACCTCGGGCACTTGTGCAGTTTTACTATAAAACGCGTGCACATTCCAACTTATAGAAAAGTCAATAGGAGAGTTAATGGACACCTGAGCGATATCTCCATCCTTATACATAGGAATGTGAAGAACTCTCAGATAAATAAAAAAGAACAGCACTAGGCCAGAAAAAACTGTAATGCCTAAATAGCAAAAGCACCTCAACCAATGTCGCCCTACTTCAGAAGTAGAGCTGTCATGATGAGTTTCCCGACCATCTTCCATTTGCTTGATCATATGCTCAATACAGGATACATCTATTAGTTTCAGCTATCACACCAAAGAACAAAATACCGTGGTTATTAAAAAGGGATACTTCGTCCTTTTCACAAATAAACTCTGTCACTTGCGAACAAGAAAACTCTAAAAATTTCATAGCAAATGACATTACCTAAAGCACATTATCATGATTCACGCACTTTGCTCTATTTTGATTAAGAATTTCATACTATTGACTATAACTTGATATATGACAAAGAAAAATGACTCTCTATCGAAGGATTTCACTCTTCTAAAAAACATTATCTTCTACCTAATGCGCGAATATTTTCATTAAAGGAGGACAATTTCCATAGCTTTATACTATAGTGGACATAGAAAAAATCTTTCCCAACTGCAAATTTGTTAACGAGAACATTTCTGGGACAACCAATCTAAAAATCTCAGAAAAAATAGTCACCTGAATTAAATAAAAATATCCTCGTAATAAATTTTATAGGAAAAACAAATGACGCCTGCAACATACCAAGTTTCTTCTAGAAAGTATCGTCCCCAAACCTTTTCCGAAATTCTTGGGCAAGATGCTGTGGTTACTGTTTTAAAAAATGCCCTGCAGTTTCAACGTGTAGCGCATGCGTACTTATTCTCAGGAATTCGAGGAACGGGAAAAACAACCTTAGCAAGAATTTTTGCAAAAGCGTTAAATTGCACAGAGCCAACTGCGAATAATGAGCCTTGCAATCGTTGTTGTATATGTAAAGAAATCTCTTCAGGGACCTCTTTAGACGTTATAGAAATAGATGGAGCTTCACATAGAGGTATCGAAGACATCCGTCAGATCAACGAAACAGTTCTTTTTACTCCTGCCAAATCGCAATATAAAATCTATATCATAGATGAAGTGCACATGTTGACAAAAGAGGCTTTTAACTCCTTGTTAAAGACTCTAGAAGAGCCTCCCAGCCACGTAAAATTTTTCCTAGCAACTACAGAAAATTATAAAATACCAGGGACTATTTTAAGTCGTTGTCAAAAAATGCACTTAAAAAGAATTCCTGAGACGATGATTGTGGATAAGCTAGAATCCATATCTCAAGATATTTCTCTAGAGACTTCTCGAGAAGCTCTTCTTCCTATTGCTAGAGCGGCTCAGGGAAGTCTACGCGATGCAGAATCTCTTTACGATTACGTAATAGGGTTATTTCCCAAATCTCTATCTCCGGAATCTGTTACAGATGCGTTAGGTTTAGTATCGCAAGATACCCTATGCAATTTAGCAGAATGTATCCGCACACAAAAATATGTCGATGCTTTACTTCCCATAACTACAGCGCTAAATTCTGGGGTTGCTCCTACTGCTTTTCTTCATGATCTTACGGTTTTTTATCGCGATATACTCCTCAGCAAAGATCAGGAAAATTCCCCTCTAGCGGCAACAGCAAAGCTCTATTCCAGAGAGTGTTTGCTAGAAATCATCGATTTTCTTGGAGAATCTGCGAAACACCTACAACAAACCATTTTCGAAAAAACATTTTTAGAAACAGTAATTATTCATCTAATTCGGATATGCCAACGTCCTTCTTTAGAAACGTTGTTTTCTCAACTTAAAGCCTCAGCTTTTGACGCCCCGAGAAATACTTCCCAGCAGCAAGAACAGCCTAAACCTATTATACAACCAGAAAAGCGTTATGAAGAGCAGAGTTTCTTATCCTCATCTTCGAAGTCCTCTGATCCTCAAGACCTACCTAAAAAAGAAGCTTCCACTTCTTTAGTGGGATCGGCTACTATAGATACTCTTTTACAATTTGCTGTTGTTGAGTTTTCTGGAATTTTAACTAAGGAGTAAATGCATGGGCAGTGGATATGCCAAAAAGAAAAAAGAAGCAAAAATCATGGAGCAACAATTCTTAGAAATGGAAGCTTCTCTAGAAAAAAAACGCTACGAAGGACAAGCTGGGAATGGACTTGTTTCCGTGGTAATCAATGGTAAATGTGATATTGTTTCTGTGAAAGTACAGCCTACCTGCCTAGATCCTGAAGAACCCGAAGTTATTGAAGATCTCTTTCGTTCAGCATTTAAAGAAGCTAAAACCGCTATGGACCAAGAAATGTCTGTAATGCGTGCAGGACTGCCTTTTTAAGTTAACAGGACCTGAACTTCTTCACAGGTCCTTGCTCGTAGTAATTTCTCAGTGTGTTCTACACAATCATTTAGATTCAAAGAGGCAATCCTTTCTCTCAACTCTACAATTGCTGGCATAGCAACTGCTAGTTCTTGAACTCCTAATCCTAGGAAAAACGGAGTTAAAGAAAGATTAGCAGCAGCCTCTCCACAAATAGAGGCGTGGACATTGCGTTGTTTTGCTTGAGAAATCACATGATGAATCATGCGCATTACCGAAGGATGAAGTGGATTACCCAGATAACGGGGAAGAACAGCCTCTCTATTATTTCCTAGGGTATACTGCATAAGATCATTGGTCCCGATAGAAATAAAATCGCACTCCTGAAGAATCTCATCGATCATCAATACCGCTGCGGGAGTTTCTATCATGCTTCCCCAGGCAATATTTTCAATAACATGATCTTTGTTAAAAGAGCGACGGATGTTTTCTAGACGACGCTTGACTTCTATAATTTCTACAACGTCAGCGGTTCCTGGAATTAAGACTTTTAAAGGACCTGATGCCGACGCTGTTAAAATAGCCCGAAGCTGATCATCGAGCATCAAAGAACTTTTCAATAAATAGCGTATTGAGCGTTCTTTGATAGGATCAAGCCCGGGGCAAGGCTTATCCTCTCCAAAATCAAATAAACGCAACACGGATGCTTTCTCATCAGAAAACAGAGCTAAAGATTTATACACACCCTCTTGTTCTTCTACTGAGGGCAGCCTATCTTCAGCAATAGCTAGAAATTCAGAACGAAATAGCCCAATAGATGTTTGTGGAAAGAACTCAGAGAGCATACGCAACTCTTCAAGGCTTGCTGCATGAGAAGACACCGTAGCATGTGGAGTTGCTTGAGGATAGGATTTTACTCTATAAGACGAGCTTTTTTGCTTATAACAACTTTCGAGAGTTTTGGATTTAGGATTAAAGATAATCTCTCCACGAATACCATCGATAAGCACGAGTCGTCCAGAATACTCTTGAATACGCTCCCAATTTTCCTGAGAAAAATTCGCTAAATAGGGAATATTTTTAGCTCTAGAAACAATAGCAGTGTGTGATGTCGGAGCCCCAACTAAGGATACGAATCCTCGAATATAAGAAGGATTCGCACTAGCTACTTCTGAGGGAGTAAGTTCTTTAGAAAAAACTATAATATTTTGACCAGCATCCCCTAAAGAGCTCTTATACTGACAGCATAAATGACCAATCACTCGATTAGAAATGTCATGAATATCTTGAACCCGATCTACAGCTAAAGGAGTACCTTGAACAGCTGTAAGCGATTCTTCTATTTTCCCCATCACAGAAGAAAACACGTATTCGGCATTTTTACGATCCTTTCTGATAGTATTCACAACCTCTTCTGTCAAAATAGGATCTTTGATTATTTCGAGATGCGCTTGTAGTATAGAAGAGATCTCTTGCTGACCTTGCTTCCCTTGAGCTTCTTTCTCCAAAGCAACAATATCAGATTTAGAACGATTTAATGCTTTATAGTAGCGATGTATCTCATGCTCCACCTCTTCTTGAGGCAAGGTAAGTTCACGAATTTGCAAAGGAGAAGTTCCTAGGAAAAAAGCTTTTCCTATAGCCACCCCAGAAACTAAAGCCATTCCAGGAACTCGCCATTCTTCATTTTTCTCTACAGAAGGCGTGGGCATGTTCATCTACAACTCTCCAAAACCTGAATCAAAAGCATCTCGCACTTTCTGCAACACTCGATTCGCATCTCTTCCTTTAATGCGCACAAAAATCTCTCCGTTTTGTGGTGCTCCTAACATAAGTATGCTCATAACACTTTTGGCATTTACTGTTTTCCCTGCATAGGTAAAGCTGGCTTCGCACTCTTCACCATCAAACAGCTTAACAATGGATCCTGCAGGACGAACGTGTATTCCAGAAGTATTTTTCACCACACATACGCAGGTTAATTCTTCTTCTTCATTATGAGAATTTACTAAAACTTCCGCATTCTCGATATCGAAAACACTTTCTCTACATTCATCCACCATATACCTCTTCACTATGCAAGTAGTTTTCCA
Encoded here:
- a CDS encoding HDIG domain-containing metalloprotein, encoding MIKQMEDGRETHHDSSTSEVGRHWLRCFCYLGITVFSGLVLFFFIYLRVLHIPMYKDGDIAQVSINSPIDFSISWNVHAFYSKTAQVPEVFGKVYRICNHTYFEEPEEEETRQWLKKTQDFLKAVGFIDNSTATCLQDLHLRPSALKERDSLLRIHVSADLRDVIHQCLAHVDNFLKSENCPPSCRTYIINNLQEKSLDIAVDKEKSGYIKGDLLGTRRTEYFPKGRPIIKQYQRISERDVKILRCLRHQLASSTTLFSYRGFLGVLLLVAVILIWGYRSLVMFCPELLISPKRFMLYIAIFSLSLIGVKITETLYALGPQSWEAYLVCPLILPFTAILLGHLVGIPLAGVSCTFLGVLYTLESDIWNHNLFIAVNLLSSWRILFTLKRVTHLSSIFWCCMRLWWVSTLILTGLRLFCGVASIKTFRIDCIGSFVYSLITALGVGALIPVFESFFGACTHNHLLAYLDSDYPLLKRLFEEAPGTYQHSVLVGILAESAANAIHADGLFCRVAAQYHDIGKLVNPGFFLENHQMLGTKQNNLSPLESVKMIKQHIPEGVELAKKAGLPDSFIQVIEEHHGTSVILAPYHLHLQNNPTTGALDEKLFRYSGRKPSSKESTIIMIADSFEAAARSLERTSMVDLRELVDKIVAGKMHDGQFAESPVTLDELTTICETMVKTLYSAMHSRAKYPEIALKPCI
- the dnaX gene encoding DNA polymerase III subunit gamma/tau, translated to MTPATYQVSSRKYRPQTFSEILGQDAVVTVLKNALQFQRVAHAYLFSGIRGTGKTTLARIFAKALNCTEPTANNEPCNRCCICKEISSGTSLDVIEIDGASHRGIEDIRQINETVLFTPAKSQYKIYIIDEVHMLTKEAFNSLLKTLEEPPSHVKFFLATTENYKIPGTILSRCQKMHLKRIPETMIVDKLESISQDISLETSREALLPIARAAQGSLRDAESLYDYVIGLFPKSLSPESVTDALGLVSQDTLCNLAECIRTQKYVDALLPITTALNSGVAPTAFLHDLTVFYRDILLSKDQENSPLAATAKLYSRECLLEIIDFLGESAKHLQQTIFEKTFLETVIIHLIRICQRPSLETLFSQLKASAFDAPRNTSQQQEQPKPIIQPEKRYEEQSFLSSSSKSSDPQDLPKKEASTSLVGSATIDTLLQFAVVEFSGILTKE
- a CDS encoding YbaB/EbfC family nucleoid-associated protein; the encoded protein is MGSGYAKKKKEAKIMEQQFLEMEASLEKKRYEGQAGNGLVSVVINGKCDIVSVKVQPTCLDPEEPEVIEDLFRSAFKEAKTAMDQEMSVMRAGLPF
- the ptsP gene encoding phosphoenolpyruvate--protein phosphotransferase, with translation MPTPSVEKNEEWRVPGMALVSGVAIGKAFFLGTSPLQIRELTLPQEEVEHEIHRYYKALNRSKSDIVALEKEAQGKQGQQEISSILQAHLEIIKDPILTEEVVNTIRKDRKNAEYVFSSVMGKIEESLTAVQGTPLAVDRVQDIHDISNRVIGHLCCQYKSSLGDAGQNIIVFSKELTPSEVASANPSYIRGFVSLVGAPTSHTAIVSRAKNIPYLANFSQENWERIQEYSGRLVLIDGIRGEIIFNPKSKTLESCYKQKSSSYRVKSYPQATPHATVSSHAASLEELRMLSEFFPQTSIGLFRSEFLAIAEDRLPSVEEQEGVYKSLALFSDEKASVLRLFDFGEDKPCPGLDPIKERSIRYLLKSSLMLDDQLRAILTASASGPLKVLIPGTADVVEIIEVKRRLENIRRSFNKDHVIENIAWGSMIETPAAVLMIDEILQECDFISIGTNDLMQYTLGNNREAVLPRYLGNPLHPSVMRMIHHVISQAKQRNVHASICGEAAANLSLTPFFLGLGVQELAVAMPAIVELRERIASLNLNDCVEHTEKLLRARTCEEVQVLLT
- a CDS encoding HPr family phosphocarrier protein, producing the protein MDECRESVFDIENAEVLVNSHNEEEELTCVCVVKNTSGIHVRPAGSIVKLFDGEECEASFTYAGKTVNAKSVMSILMLGAPQNGEIFVRIKGRDANRVLQKVRDAFDSGFGEL